ATGCAGGATATAGATTTGCTTTCCCATGTCCTTGAGCCTTTAAGGCAGGGGTTTGACCTGTCAGTAGGTTCCTGGCCCTGCCGTGTTTCCTGTGAACAGGAAGCTGTGATGCTTCTTAACGGGAAAAGCACCTTTAAAGAAAAAATAGGCTTTCTTGCCGTAACCTCAAGGTCACTTCAGAATATAAGTTCAGGCAAAGAGCACATGTCTTTAAAGTCCCTGCTTTCTGCGGCAAAGACTGAAAAACTTAAGGTTAACTATCTGAGCTTTGATGTCGATCCAGCATTTCGGAAGCTTGAGAGTACCCGCATAGGAGTTGTTGTTCCTGCATACAACGAAGAACTGCTTATCGGTGAGACTCTCAGCGGAATTCCAGAGTATGTGGACCGTATATATGTGATTGATGATGGAAGCACTGACCGGACAGGAGAAATAGTCAAAAAGTTCGGAGACTCGAGAATAGTTTATCTGCGTCACGAGGTAAATAGGGGCGTCGGGGCAGGGATAATTAGCGGGTATAAACTCGCTCTGAAAGATGAAATGGATATTGTAGCAGTTATGGCTGGGGATAACCAGATGGATCCTGCCCATCTTCCGAGATTGATCTTTCCGATTATCGAAGGACTTGCCGACTATACAAAGGGCAACAGGCTTCTTTCAGACAATTTTATGACCGGGATGAGCAGGTTGAGGTCTTTTGGAAACCTTCTTCTGAGCTTCCTGACCAAAATAGGAAGTGGATACTGGCACATAATGGACCCACAAAATGGGTACACAGCCATTTCCAGGCAGGCTCTTGAAGTTATCGATCTGGATGCAGTCTATCCTTATTACGGGTACTGTAACGACCTGCTGATCAAGCTTAATGCCTTTGGAATGAGGGTAATGGATGTGGTCATTCCTGCCCGTTATGGAAGAGAGAAGTCATCTATAAAATATAGCAAATATGTCCGTAAGGTCTCACCCATGCTTTTCAGGGGTTTCCTCTGGAGGCTCAGGGTCAAATACACTGTCCTGGATTTCCATCCCCTTGTGCTATTTTACTTCCTCGGGATGCTCGCATTACCTCTGAGTGTCCTCCTGGCTTTCTGGGGAATTTTCCAGCTATTGCTTCAAAACACTCTTCCGTCATATTACCCACTGCTTGGCTTCCTCGTACTGGGTACAGGGCTCCAGATGCTCCTTTTCGGAATGCTCTTTGACATGCAGGTAGAGAAGAAAAGAAATGAAAGAGTAGGACTTGCTCGTTAAGGTCTGGAATTTATCTCCCAGATCTTTTTCTATTTATTTTAATCATCATTAAGAGCCTGAATATCTATTGATTTTTCTACATATCTTTGTCCGCTTGTTAATATCTGGAGTAAAAAACCATTTGGATCAGGTATCTGTTTTGGATATATAACCTGCATTCGGGGACTCAATCTGATATGACTTTATTTTCAGATATGATGCATTTCTAAATGCTTCCTGTCTCATATCCATATCTTATAATTTTCGCCACATTTCCCTGTTATATTATTCATTTTTATATTCTATTGAAAGTCTTGGCATCTGATTTTTGTTTTGCCATTCCGAACTGTAGAATGCAATATAGTCACTGTCTTCCGCTCTGGATTTTATAAGAAAACCGGTATTTTCATATTTCCCGCTAATGTATTCCCTTACAAGCTCTGTTACGTCCAGCTCATAATACCTGTTATCAGGAAGACTACTGCTCTTAAAAGTTATTGTGGAATAAGGAGTGCTGCCCTGAGATACTCCATTTTTATCGTACCAGTCCCCTCCTGGATTTTTCCATGGAGTGTTTATTTCTCTCGCGCCCCATGAAATATGTTCTTCACACCATTTTTCAGGCCTGTATACTTCGAGAATAGTATCTTCCTTTCGGGATTCTTCGGGGTAATACCAGAATAGAGAAAGAGTTGCTTTTTCAATTTTATTTGTTTTATTCAGTTGTCCCAGCTCAAAAAGTATAACTCCTCTGTACTTCCCGCCATCCGGGCTTTCTCCAACGTCGATATATTCAGTGTCCCTCAACGTCGAGTCAGGATTTTCTTCCTTCAGTCTATTGTCTGAGATTACCAGGGGTAAGACAATTTCAAGTTCCTCATTGTCAGATTCTCCCGAAATAAAACTTAAAAAAATCTTTTTTATAGATCTTATAATCTCTGAAATCGTTCTTTTTATCTCATATATAAGACCTTTTTTCTGTCCTATATCAATGCCGTCATCTATTTCATACGATATATTCTGTGGGCCGGACTTTATCGCCTCCGCACAGGGCAAATCCTGTATCTCTGAAGGGTCGTCTTTATTCAGCTGCTCTATCAGTTCGGGGGTGGCTTCTCTGTCCGATGTAGATTCAGCATGCATATAGTTCCCACCGGCATTGTTCAGGAGACAGTTATTTTGTAGGATAAATGAATGACTGTCTTCTAACTGATTATAAAATGCATAACCTTCTCCGGCTGTAGGACTTGACCGGGTATTAATTATTATATTATTTCTAGCAGTGGTCGTATAATCTGATCCCGGAGATGAAAACTCTTCATCTACCTGTTTATGGGCAATTGCCGCTCCGTAGCACCCATCGAATACATTGTCTTCTATAAGGGTATTATAAAATCCGTTGAGGACCACGCCCCCTGCCCAGGCAGCGCCAGGATTAATTCCGGTTTTGTAAAATCTGTTATTGTGTATGTATACATCTTTTGCGGAATCTTTTGAATATGCAGGCCCGTAACCAGTAATCCAGATCCCTGCTGCATTTGTCTCGTACAGCAGGTTATTATAAATCTCAATATCATCCATTACCGTTGAAGAACCCGTTTTCTGGATCTCAATTCCGGCTCCCCCTTCTCCCTCGGAATTAATGATATTATTATAGAATTTCACATGATTTCCATTATATACCCTGAGCCCGCTATTTGTTCTGCATGTTATTTTATTGTTCCATGCCCCTATGTCTGAACTGTAGATGATATAAAGAGCATCATGCCCGACTTTATATACTGTGTTATTATAAAACTGGATATCAGAGCCTTTTACAACTTTCAACCCATCTCCATGGCTGTCGTGCATGTACATATCATAAACTCTGATATTTTTGCAGTTCAGGAAGTGAACCAGGTTATGATATCCTTTTCCCCTGCTTTTTTCTCTATTCCCATCATGGTTCCCGTCAATTTCAAAACCTTTTACAGTAATATTCTGGCTTTCCGAGCTGTCTCTCTGGGTGATAAGGGGCTTCTCCAATGGCCAGTCTGCTTTATCCTTAAGTTTTATCACGGCTGTAGGGTCCCCTTCCAGGATAGTATTGCTCCCCACAAAAATGCTGTCTGAGATCAAGTATGTGTTTGGACCTTTCAAATGAACTGTTGTAAACTCAGGGTTTTCTGCTACATATGCGAGGGCTTCATTAATCTCTATATGGTCATCGGTGCCATCACAGTTGAAATCCCCACTCCCGTCAGTACTTACGTAAACCGTCATTTCGGTTTGGGAAGTTGAAAGGGTAATAGTTACACCTGCGACCAGAATAATAAGAATTAAAATCAGGATTCCTTTATTCTTTTTTTCTCCCTGTCTATGTATCCAGTTATTTTCGTTCATCTGTATCCCCAATACACTTAACTATAACTCTCTAAGCTTAAAAAAAGTTATCTGTGGAAATCTAAAATAAATTTAAAAGAAATAATGGAACCCTTTATATTCTCTAAGGCTTAAGGAGCTTGATTTCTGAATATATTGTCTATCTCCTCTGCAACACTATTAATACATACCTCCCAATAATTTGTAAATATTTAATGTGTTGTCCGAATCATGGGTTGTAAAAGTTGAAAATAAGTTAATTGCTTTTAAAAGTAGTCAGATAGATTTAATCCTAATATAAAAACAAATCCCTGAAAATTTAAGCCAGAATATTTATTTCAGGGATGGAATTAAATTTTAACTCAAAAGATACCTGAAAATAAATTATATCTGGATTTTAAAGCAGAATAAAAGGAATATCCTCAGGAGTGTCCTTAGTATCCTCCATTCTGGTGAAAGTATCTCATTCCACCATGCAACATATCCGGGCATCACCCCTGACTTTGATGCTTCTTCGGTGTTTCCATATCTCCCTATATTGATCCTGCCCCCATTGTCATCAGGCTCATTGGAGCAATCAGAGGACGGATATCCAGCGTCAATGCAGGGTGATGTCTGGAAATCTTTTACCCATGTTTTTCCATTCCATCTGCCGCCTATTGATCTTAGATGGTAATCATTTTCCTTCTGATTTGCAAATCGGGGGTTCTCATATATATCACCTGTCGAATTTGCATTTTTATAGTTTCCTGCCGTATTATTGTAAAAGCAGTTATTTTCCAGTATAAAGCTGTGGGTTTCAGGCAGATAATTAATTACACCATACCCTGTACCTTCCGGGTCGTTCTTACGTTCAAGTGTGTCCACTATGATATTATTGCGCACAATGGTTGTATATCCAGTATCTTTTGGTGAGAGATCCGTAGAATATCCCGTAGGGTGCATCAGGGCAATGGCAGTATGATATGTCCCGTCAAACACGTTATTCTCTATCAGGGTATTGTAAAACCCGCTGGTTACAATACCTCCTACCCAGTCAATGTTCGGGTTCGTGCCTGTACTATAAAATATATTATGGTGAATTTGGACATTCTGAGCTTCTTCTGTTGAATATGAATTGTCGTAACCTACCAGCCAGATTCCGGGCCCATAAGTGTTGTAGATAGTATTATTATAGACTTCTATATCGTCCATAACGGCTGAAGATTTTTGAATTTGAATCCCGGGTCCTCCTGCACTCCAGTGATAGAAGGAATCAATAACATTATCATGGAATTTTACATGATTTGAATCCCATACTCTAAGCCCGCTGTTGGTCCTGCAGGTTATTGTATTATTCCAGGCTTTCAGATATTGAGACTGGATCCCATAGAGACCTTCATGCCCGAGCTTATATACCTTATTATTGTAGAACTGGATATTGGAACTATTTTCAACTTTCAATCCATCTCCATGACCGTCGTGCATATACATGTCATGAACCTGAATATTTGTTGTGTTATTGAGATAGATCAGGTTATAATATCCTTCACCTTTATTTTTTTCCTCATTCCCATCATGATTCCCGTCAATTTCGAAACCTCTTATGGTAATATTCTGTTCCGAAAAATCTCTCTGGGTAATGAGAGGCTTCAAGGACGGCCAATCTGCTCTGTCTTTGAGTTTTATTACAGCTGTAGAATCCCCCTGAAAGGTTACATTGCTTCCTATCAAAATGCTGTCCGAGATAACGTATGTGTTTGGACCTTTCAAGTGGACTGTTGTAAACTCAGGGTTTTCTGCTACGTATGCGAGGGCTTCATTGATCTCTATCTGGTCGTCAGTTCCGTTACAGTTATAGTCACCTCTCCCATCTCCAGCCACGTAAACAGTTTCTTCCGGTAGCGTTATGGAAAGGGCTGTTGTAGTCGTCACAACCAGAAGTATAAAGACTGTAATGCAAACTCCCATTTTTTTCCTGTTTTTCCATATATTTGCCAGATCTTTCCCACTCATTTTTCATCCCTGTGTCCTGAGATATAACCCTCCAATCTCGAAAAAAGTTTATTAATGCAAGAACAGAACTGTTATGGAGGTCTTCAAGAAGCGTGAAGTTGTCAATGATCTCAGAGGCTTAATCTTTATAACAATCCAAAGTGATTAATTCCACATTTCTGTTTTTTTCTTAAATATATGCAGGCTATTAAATAATGATAATAATCATTGATTGCCGCAGTATACAAATAGCTTGTGTGAGTAAAATTGTTCTGTTTGTTCCGGAACAATATAGTGTGGACAGCCGCACGGTTCCGAATCTTTTTGTCGACAGAATTCTATCTGGAAATAATTTTATTTATGGCTGCAGGTTCAGGATTGAAACAGTAATATACGGGCACTTTTGAAAATATTCACTGTTAAACTATTTCTCCATTCTAAAATAAGCTAATATACTCAAAATGGTCCTGTATTTGTTCTGGAGTTTTCTATAAAAAGCAGAGAGGAGAAACTGAAATATCCGGTAAGGAGATTTTTATAATCTCACAAACACCGGATTTTTCAAGTTGTCTCTTTCAATTAAGGGTGCCAGATTATATTTTTTCTTCTATGGCCAGCATTGGGCGCTGGTTTTCATCATCAATTTCACTGCTGTAGAATGCTACATAGTCTGCATTCTCAGCACGAGTTTTTATAAGGAACCCTGTGTTTTCGTATTCGCCGCTGACATACTCTTTTACGAGGTCTGTTACGTTCAGCTCGTAGTACCTGTTATCCGGTATATCACTGCCCTTAATAGTTATTGTGGCATATGGCGCATCTCCCTGAGAGACGTTATTCATGTCAAACCAGTCTCCTCCGGGCTGTGTCCAGAGCACCCCATTGTCCCTGGTGTTCCAGGTTACATTTTCAGGGTTCCAGGCTGCAGCTGGTCTGTATACTTCTACGATTGTGTCCTCTGGCCTTTCAATTCCATCGGGATAGTACCAGTAGAGAGACAGAGTGGCGTTGCTAATATTTTCTGCATCGTTGTATTCGCTAAGATTAAATAAAAGCAGGTCTCTGTACTTTCCTATTCCAGGTCTGCCTCCGATGTCGAGATATTCTTTGTCCTGATAAACCGTATCAGGTGTGGATTCCTTGAGGCGATTGTCTATAATGTCTGATGAATTCTCTTCTGTCAATGATGTCTTATCAGTTTCAACCACCTGTTCAGGATCAGCCTCTGTTACAGGAGGCTCATTAACTCCTGTCTGGGTGCCTGTCTCAGATATATTCTCTTCTGTCAGTGATTCGTTATCAGTTCCAGTAACCTGTTCTGGAGCAGCTTTCGTTATTGCAGTTTCATTCTCTGCTGTCTGGTTATTAGCTGTTGCAACTTCAGTTTCTTTTGTTTCCGTAGCAAGTTCGGTTTCTTCTGTCTCTGTTACAGCAGTTTCATTAGCAGTCGTCTTGGAATCTTCCTCGGATGTCGGGCTTACAGTTTCTGTACTCTGTGAGCTCGATGCACTTCCAAGAGATCCATAGCCGTATCCTTTGGCTACCCAGTTCTCAACGCTGCGGTCAGATGGTCCTAATATGTTTGAACCTGAGCCCACCTGGATGTAAGGTGACACGTTCCACATTACATTATCACGAACGCTAATCGACCCGCTTGCGTGCCAGTTACCAATGCCTGCGCTGCTGCTTGATCCTTTGTAATCATGCATAATGTTGTGATGGACATCCACATTTGTCAGTTTGTTTTCCAGCTCAACACAGCACCATCCGGACCCGGCGCTACCTGTGAAGGTGTTGTGATCTACCTCTATATTTGCACAGTTGTCTACCCTGACACCTGTGTTGGTCTGAACCTCAACATAACAGTTGTACATTCTGGAATCTTTAGTGCCGGATAAAAATGACACTCCATCGTGTCCTGAAGACTGCATCCTGCAGTTATATACTTCTATTCCAGAACTCTTACTGATTCTGACACCGTCACCATATAGATAACGAGTCAGTAAGATATCATGTACCTTAGCATTGGTTACAGACGTCAATTTTATGCAGTTCCGGTAGTCTCCGTGCCCTCCATCTTTAGGTCCTGTTGCTGTACTCTGGAACTGAAGATGAGATACTTCTACGTTAGAAACACCTGATCCGTATATGTAGGCAGGTGATCCATCTGAGTTACAGACTGAGCCGGTAGCAAAGATTATTGTATTGTCGCCCGCACCTTTCAGTACTACATTGGATTTCAAAATTATAGGTGCACTTATCTTATAAGTGCCAGCACCGAGAATAACCACTCCCGGGTTGCTTGATGTTGCTCCTGCTGCTACGGAGTTTATTGCGTTATTAATTGCAGTCTGGGCATCTGAGCCAGATGCAGGATTTACAGTTACTGTATTCTGTGCGCCTAACGCAGCGGGTACGGCTGTTAAAATAAGGCACGTTATTAGGAATAGGGTTCCTATCTGTCTTTTTAGCATCGTATCACCTTTGGGTTGGGATTGGAATTTGAGTGGATTCAAAAAGTTTTATTGGGTTTCAGTATATTTCCCCAAAGCACATACGAACGTTAGACGAGAACATGCTGTCAGGAATAGGGTTTCCTTCTTAATTTCAGGCATCGTATCACCTTTGGGCCGGATTCGAATTTGGGTAAACTCAAAAAACTATAGAATCGTTTTGTATTTCTCCAGCAGTTGATACGGTTGTTAAAATAAGAAATGCCGTCAGGATTAGGGTATCTAAATTCTTTTTTAGCATCGTATCGCCTCTGGATTGGATTTAAAATTTGAGTAAACTCAAAAATCCAGGATTATCGCATACTTTTCCCAGATATTTCTCAAAATTCCATATTACGTACTCGTAACGTTTTTCCGAACTATCTAATTAGACCTATTCTGTTTTTAACATCTAATTATGTCGGGTCTATACGGTAATTCAAAAATTCTAATTACGTTTGCGTAATATTTTTGAATCTATCCAATTGGTCCTCTGCGATTTATGTGGGGCGGACACGTTGCACACAGAGTTTCACTCTCCAATCACATTATAGGGATCAGTCACTGGAGGTGGTCGGGCACTGAAGTTCTGGCTTTTCATTTTTTTAAAAGCCTTGATTTCAGGATATCTTCTTAAAGTCAATATTTCCTGTTCTTTTTTACCTTCACTTTTAGCCCGGTCAACCCATCTACGAAATTTTTGTTTACTTATATAGTTCTGAGTTGACTTTGATGGTTATGCGATCCTATTATAAAATATTTTTGTTATTTTTTTTAAATTTTTTATATAGTATTGGAGACATTTTATTAACCCTGTACGCCTCATCATACGGAAAAAAGAGTTTTTTAGAGAGAAAGTTGCAAAAATACCCCGATTTTACCCGGCAGATTCTAAAAGCAGAACAGTTTATATATTATTTATCTGAGGCTTGCTTAATTTCAGGAGTGTTGTGAGCTCTATTCCGGTTTGCAAAAGTAATATTTGAACAGAAATTATTCATTATTTCTTCTTTGTTATTTTTTCTTTGTTATTTTTTCTTTGTTATTTCTTCTTTTATACTGTACTTCTCTCTATTTCCTAGCTCCAATATTAGTTCTAATATTCTTGCGGATACGAAGGTGCGGATTCATAAATAATATTTAAAGTCCCCCTTCTTTTTTCCTGCATCTGTCTTATATTTATGGCAAACTTTCCATTTTTCTCTTTAATGGTTGCTTCTCCTATCTACTTACAGTATTATTCTATATGCTGTATAAATATGAAGTCTATGTTGGTAAAACAGCTTCAATAGCCAGATAATTTATTTTTTATGTATAATATTCTCATTAAAAAAGTGGGTATTTTTCCTGAAGTATCCTTAAAAATGTGAGCCCATAAATAAAATCAGGATTAATACAGTTAAAAAGTGGGTATTTTTCCTGAAGTATCCTTAAAAATGTGAGCCCATAAATAAAATCAGGATTAATACAGTTATATATTTTCTCTTCACTCAAACATAAATTACTTTATTTATTCCTGGATATACTCTCAAAGCCTTCTATGTTTTATAAAATATATACCTCGATAAGTTAAGCACAATTTCCGTTTAAATATCACTTATGGATTTTTAAAATTTAAGGGGCCCTGTAGATAGGCTAATAAATTTAAACTTAATTGCTTTATGTCTTAAAATAAGAAGAATATGTCTATTTATTGAAGTTATCTAATATTTATAGTTATCTCCTCTTTTAAATTTATTTTTTCTGTTTTCATTGTTACGGTCTACTTTATTTAATCTAGTCTCACTTTGTCTTCATATTTGCTCTGATATTTCAAAAAATCTTTTATACTCTCTATGTGTTCCTTTAAGTGGGGAGGCTTTCTAAGCCAGTGGGGAAATGCATAGTTGCCTATTCCCATTCTTATTAAAACTTCCATTTTTGTTTCACGATATATGCATTATAGCTCGTATTGAGGGATTTCATGAAAGGTAGTCTTTCAGTTACGGTTGATCTTGAAGATTGGTATCATATTCCTTCCGTCTGCAGCTCACCTTTTTCGGTTTACAGGAATGTAGACGAATTCTTTAGGAGCTGGCACGGCAGGTATGATTACTTGAGTGAGCCTACAAAAAGGGTACTGGACATTCTTGACGAATTCAATGTAAATGCTACTTTTTTTGTTGTTGCAGACACTATAGAACATTATCCGGGATTGGTAGAGTCAATTGCAGATAGAGGGCACGAGCTTGCCTGTCACGGGCTTAGCCATGCTTGCAAGATTGATCCTGAGACAAAAAAACAATTAATGAGTGTGGAGGAGTTTGAACAAAGGACTCTGACTGCAAAGAAAATGCTTGAAAAAATCAGTGGAGAAAAGCTAATAGGTTATAGGGCACCAAATGCCCTTGTAAGCGGTTGGATGATTGATTCCCTTGAAAAGATGGGTTTTAAATATGACTCTTCTGTTTCGGTAAATTCTTTTTACAATAAAACTGATTCAGCTCTGAGAACAGTTTCATCTTACCCTTATTACCCTGAGGAAACGGAACTTGAAGCAGGGATTGACAGAAACTTTCTCGAGTTCCCATGGGCTTACTGTCAGCATGGATTGAAGTTTCCGGCATCAGGCGGCCCGATGCTTCGGTTCCTGGGCTCATCTTTTATACTGGACGGGCTTATGCAGAGCCTTAAAAGAGGGCATACCATATTCTATTTCCATCCACTGGATATTTCCTGTGCCAGATTCCCATCTCTTGGAAATAAAAGGCCCTTTTACTGGTGTATAAAAGGGAGGCTTGTTGAACAGAGAATCCGGCATATCCTGAGTAAATTGGATGATGTTGAAAAGATATCTCTTAGAGATTATCCGGGAGTATCATGTGTTTAAATGATTTCTGATGCTTTTGATGTAAAATTCAGGTTTATGAAATCCCTGGACACAGGATATCTCTGACTCCAGAAATATCCGGGTTTCTGGATATAGCTGAGTTTTCAGCATAATAAAAATTGATCGCAGGATGATTGCAGGATGAACCCTGGAGCTGGAGTTCATTATAAAACAGGACTTAAGCTCCTTAAAATTCAATTTTAGATCAATTTCTTTCTGTATAAACTCTATTTCTTTTTTCAGGCTTCAATTTTTTCATTTCTACATTCTGTGGAAAAGGAACTTGAAATCCTTTTTTTTTGAGTAATCTATTATTTGTATATCAATATCTTTTAAAAGTTCTGAAAATTACTTAAGTGTCTTTTATCTCTCTATAAGACCTCTAAAGCCTTTAATTCTCAAGTATTTTTATTTATGCGAACATTAATTAACTTGAGAATACTGTATCAAACTACACACCGGGCACAACAATTAATTATTTATTAAGCAATTGCATACACGGAAAAGAAAAAGGAGAAGAATGTTAAGGAAACTCTTAGATAGAAGGAAATTTGAGAACTGAAGTTCCCTTAGATCAAACTGTCTGTGAAATAGCCTCCACGGGAGTTACACAGGCGCTGGCTTTAAATTTAAGTATGGGAACTGGACTCTGTAACTTTCCGGAAGGATGGGGGACACATTGTCTAAACTCAACAACAAAATATTGAACCTGCTAACCTCGATTTCTCTGTTATTACTTGTTTACAGTCTCTTCATTCTCAGAGAAATCCAGCCTGAAGGATATATTGTCAATATCTATGAACAGCTTCCCTTCCGTTTTTATATGATTTTGCTTTTCTGTTACTTCTCCGGATGCTTTGTGCTTCTTGCGTACAGAAAGATCAGTGCGGTTTTCACACTGATGCTTGTTCATATTACCGTAATGATAATCCCTTACATGCTCGGTTACGCTTCAGTAGGCAGAGGAGACGAATTTTTATATCCGGGACTGGCAATAAGCACTGGAATTTCAGGAGCTTCGTGCCCGTCAACCTATTCAGATCTTTCCCCTACAGGGCCTCTCCTGGTCTCAACTCTGGGCCTTATTTCAGGCATGAGGGCACAGGTATTATCTCACTTTTTACCGGTAGTCTTTTCTATCGCATTTATTACCGGTATGTTTCTGTTCTATCGTGGTTTTATGAGCCGGGAAAAACTGGTTTCAGTAACCTTTATTTCTTCGATTATCCCATATTTCGGGCATTTTCAGGTATCAACGGTTTCATATTACCTTATTTTTTGCCTGGTTCCTCTCTATCTCCTTTTACTCTGGAATGCGATATCCCATAAAAACAGGTTGGCAATGGTTGTCTGTTTACTCTTTATGATACCTTTGCTTCCGCTAGCTCATCCCTTTATTTTTACTTATCTGCTGTGTTTCGCTTTGCTGCTCACTTTTGCAGGTAAAGCCATGCAGTCAGGTCTCCTCAAAAAAATTATTAGCTTTAAAAATCTTGCTCGAGACCCTCTCTCCAGCTCTTCAGGAAAAATAGTTCCTCTATTTCTATTCCTGTCGTTTACTTCAGGCAGTCTCCTTATCTATGCAAGGTACGCATCAGGGGTTTTTGATGTTTTCCTTCCGGATATTGTCTGGCGTTTTGAGACCCTTGTAGCTGCAGGTTTTGCTACAATTCCAAGCATGGAACCCGGGGTCTTTAAGTTTATACACCTTTTCAATCTTTACTATGGGAAGTATTACATCCCCTTAATTTTTGTTATTATTAATACAATAATCGTATGGCAGAACCGTAAACGTTTTTGTCAGCACTTTGTCCGCAGGTATCCTCGCTTTTTACTCCTGTATATAGCCTCTTTCTTCCTGGAACTCTGCTTTCTCCTGAATCCCTTCATACCCTATCCTCCTGATAGGTTTGCAAACCTGAGTTTCATTATATTTGCCCAGATTCCTTTGCTTGGGTACTCTGTATATATCGTCCTTCTCAGGAAGGGATATCCAATAGGCCTTGGAGCTGCAATTCTTGTACTGGGATTCGTATGGACTTTAGGGTTTTTCAGCTGTTTCAGTTCCCCATATGCCGGTGGATTCTCGGAGGTCATCCCGCAGAATGAGGTGGAAGGAGTGCAGTGGCTGGTAGAAACAAAATCAGAATATCCGTATTTTGTATCTTTCAGCGAAAAAGAAAATTATGCATTTTCAGAAAAATCTTCTGACAACATAGCGCAGTTTGATGCCTTTTCCGGAGCTTCCGACAATTCCGGGCCAGCACCTGTGAGCCTCTCTGAAAATTTAATGCCTCTGGAGAGTACCACTGCAAACGAACCTTTTTACCTTATAGTGACATCGTTTTCGGAGGCTATAGGTCTGGAAATCTCAGGAAAACCCGAAATGGAATCTTCTTCAGTTGAAAGAGACCCTGAAACTCAAAAAGACAGACCTCTGTACAAGATATACGATTCCCTTGACATAAAAATTTACAAGCATACTCCCTGAATTTGCTTTTTTCTCGCCCGAATTGCGCCTCGGG
This window of the Methanosarcina mazei S-6 genome carries:
- a CDS encoding right-handed parallel beta-helix repeat-containing protein, translated to MSGKDLANIWKNRKKMGVCITVFILLVVTTTTALSITLPEETVYVAGDGRGDYNCNGTDDQIEINEALAYVAENPEFTTVHLKGPNTYVISDSILIGSNVTFQGDSTAVIKLKDRADWPSLKPLITQRDFSEQNITIRGFEIDGNHDGNEEKNKGEGYYNLIYLNNTTNIQVHDMYMHDGHGDGLKVENSSNIQFYNNKVYKLGHEGLYGIQSQYLKAWNNTITCRTNSGLRVWDSNHVKFHDNVIDSFYHWSAGGPGIQIQKSSAVMDDIEVYNNTIYNTYGPGIWLVGYDNSYSTEEAQNVQIHHNIFYSTGTNPNIDWVGGIVTSGFYNTLIENNVFDGTYHTAIALMHPTGYSTDLSPKDTGYTTIVRNNIIVDTLERKNDPEGTGYGVINYLPETHSFILENNCFYNNTAGNYKNANSTGDIYENPRFANQKENDYHLRSIGGRWNGKTWVKDFQTSPCIDAGYPSSDCSNEPDDNGGRINIGRYGNTEEASKSGVMPGYVAWWNEILSPEWRILRTLLRIFLLFCFKIQI
- a CDS encoding disaggregatase related repeat-containing protein, producing the protein MNENNWIHRQGEKKNKGILILILIILVAGVTITLSTSQTEMTVYVSTDGSGDFNCDGTDDHIEINEALAYVAENPEFTTVHLKGPNTYLISDSIFVGSNTILEGDPTAVIKLKDKADWPLEKPLITQRDSSESQNITVKGFEIDGNHDGNREKSRGKGYHNLVHFLNCKNIRVYDMYMHDSHGDGLKVVKGSDIQFYNNTVYKVGHDALYIIYSSDIGAWNNKITCRTNSGLRVYNGNHVKFYNNIINSEGEGGAGIEIQKTGSSTVMDDIEIYNNLLYETNAAGIWITGYGPAYSKDSAKDVYIHNNRFYKTGINPGAAWAGGVVLNGFYNTLIEDNVFDGCYGAAIAHKQVDEEFSSPGSDYTTTARNNIIINTRSSPTAGEGYAFYNQLEDSHSFILQNNCLLNNAGGNYMHAESTSDREATPELIEQLNKDDPSEIQDLPCAEAIKSGPQNISYEIDDGIDIGQKKGLIYEIKRTISEIIRSIKKIFLSFISGESDNEELEIVLPLVISDNRLKEENPDSTLRDTEYIDVGESPDGGKYRGVILFELGQLNKTNKIEKATLSLFWYYPEESRKEDTILEVYRPEKWCEEHISWGAREINTPWKNPGGDWYDKNGVSQGSTPYSTITFKSSSLPDNRYYELDVTELVREYISGKYENTGFLIKSRAEDSDYIAFYSSEWQNKNQMPRLSIEYKNE
- a CDS encoding disaggregatase related repeat-containing protein, translating into MLKRQIGTLFLITCLILTAVPAALGAQNTVTVNPASGSDAQTAINNAINSVAAGATSSNPGVVILGAGTYKISAPIILKSNVVLKGAGDNTIIFATGSVCNSDGSPAYIYGSGVSNVEVSHLQFQSTATGPKDGGHGDYRNCIKLTSVTNAKVHDILLTRYLYGDGVRISKSSGIEVYNCRMQSSGHDGVSFLSGTKDSRMYNCYVEVQTNTGVRVDNCANIEVDHNTFTGSAGSGWCCVELENKLTNVDVHHNIMHDYKGSSSSAGIGNWHASGSISVRDNVMWNVSPYIQVGSGSNILGPSDRSVENWVAKGYGYGSLGSASSSQSTETVSPTSEEDSKTTANETAVTETEETELATETKETEVATANNQTAENETAITKAAPEQVTGTDNESLTEENISETGTQTGVNEPPVTEADPEQVVETDKTSLTEENSSDIIDNRLKESTPDTVYQDKEYLDIGGRPGIGKYRDLLLFNLSEYNDAENISNATLSLYWYYPDGIERPEDTIVEVYRPAAAWNPENVTWNTRDNGVLWTQPGGDWFDMNNVSQGDAPYATITIKGSDIPDNRYYELNVTDLVKEYVSGEYENTGFLIKTRAENADYVAFYSSEIDDENQRPMLAIEEKI
- a CDS encoding glycosyltransferase family 2 protein is translated as MYSALTLCFNSLISDPVSIVSSPSQLSDRPLRHEFTVLIPAQNEEASIGSKVLLAASYADRVLVLDKGSTDRTMEVAALGGARVIPLAGGEEALLKVLYRASLDSELVVLIYPECMQDIDLLSHVLEPLRQGFDLSVGSWPCRVSCEQEAVMLLNGKSTFKEKIGFLAVTSRSLQNISSGKEHMSLKSLLSAAKTEKLKVNYLSFDVDPAFRKLESTRIGVVVPAYNEELLIGETLSGIPEYVDRIYVIDDGSTDRTGEIVKKFGDSRIVYLRHEVNRGVGAGIISGYKLALKDEMDIVAVMAGDNQMDPAHLPRLIFPIIEGLADYTKGNRLLSDNFMTGMSRLRSFGNLLLSFLTKIGSGYWHIMDPQNGYTAISRQALEVIDLDAVYPYYGYCNDLLIKLNAFGMRVMDVVIPARYGREKSSIKYSKYVRKVSPMLFRGFLWRLRVKYTVLDFHPLVLFYFLGMLALPLSVLLAFWGIFQLLLQNTLPSYYPLLGFLVLGTGLQMLLFGMLFDMQVEKKRNERVGLAR